One window from the genome of Schistocerca piceifrons isolate TAMUIC-IGC-003096 chromosome 1, iqSchPice1.1, whole genome shotgun sequence encodes:
- the LOC124712604 gene encoding uncharacterized protein LOC124712604 isoform X3 encodes MADFKQLLMSEAAATMRSGVTEWRPRTLAASAALQPGPCLRLCLLALLLAAGAQASSDLWPLERPEGMPAIQSLEVMCGKDHMDVHLSFTQPFEGIVSSKGQYADPRCVYVPPSTGKTFFSFRIAYERCGTKPDLHGQFYENTVVVQYDKDLLEVWDEAKRLRCEWFNDYEKTASKPPMVIADLDVIQLDFRGDNVDCWMEIQHGKGPWAPPVSGIVPLGSTLTLVVAINDYRGEFDMRVKSCVASDGGGHVIQLSDEHGCVLRPKMISRFLKARTADERATVITYAFFHAFKFPDALSVHIKCKVEICRHGCPEHCQHGPSERRDTAVPAPSAPPELLLYDELVSDGTPAFADEPAVHMAGNKGATIPRQPFQEQPHPGHRDGQERFPHGPRTLRSTGFARPRRSVAVPAGGNADVGVSGLYDVVSEADLAFTPDSRPEAVTVFQGRTREEEVVYGVCLPVPGFGALFALAALSAVAAALVAGALLYRYQVRRETAAAAQTSGSNNTGGRSIGRQANGVPLDALGPQPQAHAHVQRAHRSSGQSETSG; translated from the exons GGCGCACAGGCGAGCTCGGACCTGTGGCCGCTGGAGAGGCCGGAGGGCATGCCGGCCATCCAGTCGCTGGAGGTGATGTGCGGCAAGGACCACATGGACGTGCACCTGTCGTTCACGCAGCCGTTCGAGGGCATCGTGTCGTCCAAGGGGCAGTACGCAGACCCGCGCTGCGTCTACGTGCCGCCCTCCACTGGCAAGACCTTCTTCTCGTTCCGCATCGCGTACGAGCGCTGCGGCACCAAGCCAGACCTGCACGGCCAGTTCTATGAGAACACAGTCGTCGTGCAGTACGACAAGGACCTGCTCGAG GTGTGGGATGAAGCGAAGCGTCTGCGCTGTGAGTGGTTCAATGACTACGAGAAGACAGCATCCAAACCACCTATGGTCATCGCTGATCTTGATGTCATCCAGCTTGACTTTCGTG GGGACAATGTTGACTGCTGGATGGAAATACAGCATGGAAAGGGTCCTTGGGCACCACCTGTAAGTGGTATTGTTCCATTAGGatcaacactaacacttgttgTGGCTATAAACGATTATAGAG gTGAATTTGATATGAGGGTGAAGTCCTGTGTAGCATCAGATGGAGGAGGCCATGTTATTCAGCTCTCAGATGAGCATGGGTGTGTACTTAGGCCAAAAATGATTTCAAGATTTTTGAAGGCACGTACAGCAGATGAAAGGGCTACAGTCATCACATATGCCTTCTTTCATGCCTTCAAATTCCCTGATGCTCTGAGTGTTCACATAAAATGCAAG GTGGAGATATGCCGCCATGGGTGTCCAGAGCACTGCCAACATGGTCCATCTGAGAGACGTGACACTGCCGTCCCTGCTCCGTCCGCACCACCTGAATTACTGTTGTATGATGAGCTGGTGTCTGATGGAACACCTGCTTTTGCAGATGAGCCGGCAGTGCACATGGCAGGCAACAAGGGAGCAACAATTCCAAGGCAACCTTTTCAG GAACAGCCACATCCTGGACATCGTGATGGTCAAGAACGTTTTCCACACGGGCCTCGCACTCTCAGAAGCACTGGATTTGCAAGACCACGCCGTTCTGTAGCTGTACCAGCAGGAGGCAATGCTGATGTTGGTGTCAGTGGGCTGTATGATGTCGTGTCAGAGGCAGACCTAGCCTTTACACCTGACTCACGACCCGAGGCAGTAACAGTATTTCAAGGACGAACACGTGAAGAGGAGGTAGTGTATGGAGTCTGCCTGCCTGTGCCAGGATTTGGAGCACTGTTTGCACTGGCAGCCCTTTCCGCTGTAGCAGCTGCTTTAGTCGCTGGGGCTTTGCTATACCGGTACCAGGTGCGGCGTGAGACTGCGGCAGCAGCCCAAACATCAGGCAGCAACAATACAGGAGGACGTAGCATTGGCCGCCAGGCAAATGGCGTGCCACTTGATGCTCTCGGTCCTCAGCCACAGGCACATGCACATGTGCAGAGAGCACACCGATCTTCTGGACAGTCAGAAACAAGTGGTTGA
- the LOC124712604 gene encoding uncharacterized protein LOC124712604 isoform X4 — MSEAAATMRSGVTEWRPRTLAASAALQPGPCLRLCLLALLLAAGAQASSDLWPLERPEGMPAIQSLEVMCGKDHMDVHLSFTQPFEGIVSSKGQYADPRCVYVPPSTGKTFFSFRIAYERCGTKPDLHGQFYENTVVVQYDKDLLEVWDEAKRLRCEWFNDYEKTASKPPMVIADLDVIQLDFRGDNVDCWMEIQHGKGPWAPPVSGIVPLGSTLTLVVAINDYRGEFDMRVKSCVASDGGGHVIQLSDEHGCVLRPKMISRFLKARTADERATVITYAFFHAFKFPDALSVHIKCKVEICRHGCPEHCQHGPSERRDTAVPAPSAPPELLLYDELVSDGTPAFADEPAVHMAGNKGATIPRQPFQEQPHPGHRDGQERFPHGPRTLRSTGFARPRRSVAVPAGGNADVGVSGLYDVVSEADLAFTPDSRPEAVTVFQGRTREEEVVYGVCLPVPGFGALFALAALSAVAAALVAGALLYRYQVRRETAAAAQTSGSNNTGGRSIGRQANGVPLDALGPQPQAHAHVQRAHRSSGQSETSG; from the exons GGCGCACAGGCGAGCTCGGACCTGTGGCCGCTGGAGAGGCCGGAGGGCATGCCGGCCATCCAGTCGCTGGAGGTGATGTGCGGCAAGGACCACATGGACGTGCACCTGTCGTTCACGCAGCCGTTCGAGGGCATCGTGTCGTCCAAGGGGCAGTACGCAGACCCGCGCTGCGTCTACGTGCCGCCCTCCACTGGCAAGACCTTCTTCTCGTTCCGCATCGCGTACGAGCGCTGCGGCACCAAGCCAGACCTGCACGGCCAGTTCTATGAGAACACAGTCGTCGTGCAGTACGACAAGGACCTGCTCGAG GTGTGGGATGAAGCGAAGCGTCTGCGCTGTGAGTGGTTCAATGACTACGAGAAGACAGCATCCAAACCACCTATGGTCATCGCTGATCTTGATGTCATCCAGCTTGACTTTCGTG GGGACAATGTTGACTGCTGGATGGAAATACAGCATGGAAAGGGTCCTTGGGCACCACCTGTAAGTGGTATTGTTCCATTAGGatcaacactaacacttgttgTGGCTATAAACGATTATAGAG gTGAATTTGATATGAGGGTGAAGTCCTGTGTAGCATCAGATGGAGGAGGCCATGTTATTCAGCTCTCAGATGAGCATGGGTGTGTACTTAGGCCAAAAATGATTTCAAGATTTTTGAAGGCACGTACAGCAGATGAAAGGGCTACAGTCATCACATATGCCTTCTTTCATGCCTTCAAATTCCCTGATGCTCTGAGTGTTCACATAAAATGCAAG GTGGAGATATGCCGCCATGGGTGTCCAGAGCACTGCCAACATGGTCCATCTGAGAGACGTGACACTGCCGTCCCTGCTCCGTCCGCACCACCTGAATTACTGTTGTATGATGAGCTGGTGTCTGATGGAACACCTGCTTTTGCAGATGAGCCGGCAGTGCACATGGCAGGCAACAAGGGAGCAACAATTCCAAGGCAACCTTTTCAG GAACAGCCACATCCTGGACATCGTGATGGTCAAGAACGTTTTCCACACGGGCCTCGCACTCTCAGAAGCACTGGATTTGCAAGACCACGCCGTTCTGTAGCTGTACCAGCAGGAGGCAATGCTGATGTTGGTGTCAGTGGGCTGTATGATGTCGTGTCAGAGGCAGACCTAGCCTTTACACCTGACTCACGACCCGAGGCAGTAACAGTATTTCAAGGACGAACACGTGAAGAGGAGGTAGTGTATGGAGTCTGCCTGCCTGTGCCAGGATTTGGAGCACTGTTTGCACTGGCAGCCCTTTCCGCTGTAGCAGCTGCTTTAGTCGCTGGGGCTTTGCTATACCGGTACCAGGTGCGGCGTGAGACTGCGGCAGCAGCCCAAACATCAGGCAGCAACAATACAGGAGGACGTAGCATTGGCCGCCAGGCAAATGGCGTGCCACTTGATGCTCTCGGTCCTCAGCCACAGGCACATGCACATGTGCAGAGAGCACACCGATCTTCTGGACAGTCAGAAACAAGTGGTTGA
- the LOC124712604 gene encoding uncharacterized protein LOC124712604 isoform X1, with protein sequence MGLAVNNSSTKVESEAAATMRSGVTEWRPRTLAASAALQPGPCLRLCLLALLLAAGAQASSDLWPLERPEGMPAIQSLEVMCGKDHMDVHLSFTQPFEGIVSSKGQYADPRCVYVPPSTGKTFFSFRIAYERCGTKPDLHGQFYENTVVVQYDKDLLEVWDEAKRLRCEWFNDYEKTASKPPMVIADLDVIQLDFRGDNVDCWMEIQHGKGPWAPPVSGIVPLGSTLTLVVAINDYRGEFDMRVKSCVASDGGGHVIQLSDEHGCVLRPKMISRFLKARTADERATVITYAFFHAFKFPDALSVHIKCKVEICRHGCPEHCQHGPSERRDTAVPAPSAPPELLLYDELVSDGTPAFADEPAVHMAGNKGATIPRQPFQEQPHPGHRDGQERFPHGPRTLRSTGFARPRRSVAVPAGGNADVGVSGLYDVVSEADLAFTPDSRPEAVTVFQGRTREEEVVYGVCLPVPGFGALFALAALSAVAAALVAGALLYRYQVRRETAAAAQTSGSNNTGGRSIGRQANGVPLDALGPQPQAHAHVQRAHRSSGQSETSG encoded by the exons GGCGCACAGGCGAGCTCGGACCTGTGGCCGCTGGAGAGGCCGGAGGGCATGCCGGCCATCCAGTCGCTGGAGGTGATGTGCGGCAAGGACCACATGGACGTGCACCTGTCGTTCACGCAGCCGTTCGAGGGCATCGTGTCGTCCAAGGGGCAGTACGCAGACCCGCGCTGCGTCTACGTGCCGCCCTCCACTGGCAAGACCTTCTTCTCGTTCCGCATCGCGTACGAGCGCTGCGGCACCAAGCCAGACCTGCACGGCCAGTTCTATGAGAACACAGTCGTCGTGCAGTACGACAAGGACCTGCTCGAG GTGTGGGATGAAGCGAAGCGTCTGCGCTGTGAGTGGTTCAATGACTACGAGAAGACAGCATCCAAACCACCTATGGTCATCGCTGATCTTGATGTCATCCAGCTTGACTTTCGTG GGGACAATGTTGACTGCTGGATGGAAATACAGCATGGAAAGGGTCCTTGGGCACCACCTGTAAGTGGTATTGTTCCATTAGGatcaacactaacacttgttgTGGCTATAAACGATTATAGAG gTGAATTTGATATGAGGGTGAAGTCCTGTGTAGCATCAGATGGAGGAGGCCATGTTATTCAGCTCTCAGATGAGCATGGGTGTGTACTTAGGCCAAAAATGATTTCAAGATTTTTGAAGGCACGTACAGCAGATGAAAGGGCTACAGTCATCACATATGCCTTCTTTCATGCCTTCAAATTCCCTGATGCTCTGAGTGTTCACATAAAATGCAAG GTGGAGATATGCCGCCATGGGTGTCCAGAGCACTGCCAACATGGTCCATCTGAGAGACGTGACACTGCCGTCCCTGCTCCGTCCGCACCACCTGAATTACTGTTGTATGATGAGCTGGTGTCTGATGGAACACCTGCTTTTGCAGATGAGCCGGCAGTGCACATGGCAGGCAACAAGGGAGCAACAATTCCAAGGCAACCTTTTCAG GAACAGCCACATCCTGGACATCGTGATGGTCAAGAACGTTTTCCACACGGGCCTCGCACTCTCAGAAGCACTGGATTTGCAAGACCACGCCGTTCTGTAGCTGTACCAGCAGGAGGCAATGCTGATGTTGGTGTCAGTGGGCTGTATGATGTCGTGTCAGAGGCAGACCTAGCCTTTACACCTGACTCACGACCCGAGGCAGTAACAGTATTTCAAGGACGAACACGTGAAGAGGAGGTAGTGTATGGAGTCTGCCTGCCTGTGCCAGGATTTGGAGCACTGTTTGCACTGGCAGCCCTTTCCGCTGTAGCAGCTGCTTTAGTCGCTGGGGCTTTGCTATACCGGTACCAGGTGCGGCGTGAGACTGCGGCAGCAGCCCAAACATCAGGCAGCAACAATACAGGAGGACGTAGCATTGGCCGCCAGGCAAATGGCGTGCCACTTGATGCTCTCGGTCCTCAGCCACAGGCACATGCACATGTGCAGAGAGCACACCGATCTTCTGGACAGTCAGAAACAAGTGGTTGA
- the LOC124712604 gene encoding uncharacterized protein LOC124712604 isoform X2, producing the protein MGRLLCLRSHSSESEAAATMRSGVTEWRPRTLAASAALQPGPCLRLCLLALLLAAGAQASSDLWPLERPEGMPAIQSLEVMCGKDHMDVHLSFTQPFEGIVSSKGQYADPRCVYVPPSTGKTFFSFRIAYERCGTKPDLHGQFYENTVVVQYDKDLLEVWDEAKRLRCEWFNDYEKTASKPPMVIADLDVIQLDFRGDNVDCWMEIQHGKGPWAPPVSGIVPLGSTLTLVVAINDYRGEFDMRVKSCVASDGGGHVIQLSDEHGCVLRPKMISRFLKARTADERATVITYAFFHAFKFPDALSVHIKCKVEICRHGCPEHCQHGPSERRDTAVPAPSAPPELLLYDELVSDGTPAFADEPAVHMAGNKGATIPRQPFQEQPHPGHRDGQERFPHGPRTLRSTGFARPRRSVAVPAGGNADVGVSGLYDVVSEADLAFTPDSRPEAVTVFQGRTREEEVVYGVCLPVPGFGALFALAALSAVAAALVAGALLYRYQVRRETAAAAQTSGSNNTGGRSIGRQANGVPLDALGPQPQAHAHVQRAHRSSGQSETSG; encoded by the exons GGCGCACAGGCGAGCTCGGACCTGTGGCCGCTGGAGAGGCCGGAGGGCATGCCGGCCATCCAGTCGCTGGAGGTGATGTGCGGCAAGGACCACATGGACGTGCACCTGTCGTTCACGCAGCCGTTCGAGGGCATCGTGTCGTCCAAGGGGCAGTACGCAGACCCGCGCTGCGTCTACGTGCCGCCCTCCACTGGCAAGACCTTCTTCTCGTTCCGCATCGCGTACGAGCGCTGCGGCACCAAGCCAGACCTGCACGGCCAGTTCTATGAGAACACAGTCGTCGTGCAGTACGACAAGGACCTGCTCGAG GTGTGGGATGAAGCGAAGCGTCTGCGCTGTGAGTGGTTCAATGACTACGAGAAGACAGCATCCAAACCACCTATGGTCATCGCTGATCTTGATGTCATCCAGCTTGACTTTCGTG GGGACAATGTTGACTGCTGGATGGAAATACAGCATGGAAAGGGTCCTTGGGCACCACCTGTAAGTGGTATTGTTCCATTAGGatcaacactaacacttgttgTGGCTATAAACGATTATAGAG gTGAATTTGATATGAGGGTGAAGTCCTGTGTAGCATCAGATGGAGGAGGCCATGTTATTCAGCTCTCAGATGAGCATGGGTGTGTACTTAGGCCAAAAATGATTTCAAGATTTTTGAAGGCACGTACAGCAGATGAAAGGGCTACAGTCATCACATATGCCTTCTTTCATGCCTTCAAATTCCCTGATGCTCTGAGTGTTCACATAAAATGCAAG GTGGAGATATGCCGCCATGGGTGTCCAGAGCACTGCCAACATGGTCCATCTGAGAGACGTGACACTGCCGTCCCTGCTCCGTCCGCACCACCTGAATTACTGTTGTATGATGAGCTGGTGTCTGATGGAACACCTGCTTTTGCAGATGAGCCGGCAGTGCACATGGCAGGCAACAAGGGAGCAACAATTCCAAGGCAACCTTTTCAG GAACAGCCACATCCTGGACATCGTGATGGTCAAGAACGTTTTCCACACGGGCCTCGCACTCTCAGAAGCACTGGATTTGCAAGACCACGCCGTTCTGTAGCTGTACCAGCAGGAGGCAATGCTGATGTTGGTGTCAGTGGGCTGTATGATGTCGTGTCAGAGGCAGACCTAGCCTTTACACCTGACTCACGACCCGAGGCAGTAACAGTATTTCAAGGACGAACACGTGAAGAGGAGGTAGTGTATGGAGTCTGCCTGCCTGTGCCAGGATTTGGAGCACTGTTTGCACTGGCAGCCCTTTCCGCTGTAGCAGCTGCTTTAGTCGCTGGGGCTTTGCTATACCGGTACCAGGTGCGGCGTGAGACTGCGGCAGCAGCCCAAACATCAGGCAGCAACAATACAGGAGGACGTAGCATTGGCCGCCAGGCAAATGGCGTGCCACTTGATGCTCTCGGTCCTCAGCCACAGGCACATGCACATGTGCAGAGAGCACACCGATCTTCTGGACAGTCAGAAACAAGTGGTTGA